From a single Sparus aurata chromosome 13, fSpaAur1.1, whole genome shotgun sequence genomic region:
- the cpeb4b gene encoding cytoplasmic polyadenylation element-binding protein 4b isoform X2, giving the protein MGDYGFGVLVQNNTGNKSAFPVRIHPHLQPPHHHQNVSQSPAAFINSTTAAGNGTTGGSPWLFPASATHNSVQDEILGGPEKPKAQQQQEMQETQEKQQQLSPGSHQEGGSGGIISELEKARSEEAKTDSSVSEGSNGKEKQLRLESPVLTGFDYQETSGLGGTGPVQSSTTSSSLTGFNNWSAAIPPAPSTIINEDVSFFNPASANNGPLLFQNFSHHVSPGFGGNFSPQIGPAAALSQHHPAPPPHPHFQHPHNQHQQHRRSPASPHPPPPFPHRNPAFSQLPHLSNSLNKPPSPWGPASYQSPSPSPGSSTSWSPGGGYGSGGGGWGGSQGRDYRRGLNGGMTPINSISPLKKTFPNNHVASQKYPRNSPAGFNPKSWMDDGVGRSDNIFPFQERTRSFDSFNMNTLESSLIDIMRAEQDTLKGRLGFPHPGGDNPLPLNGHSSLFPMEDGFPDDERGDQGLAGLGSPHCFPHQNGERVERYSRKVFVGGLPPDIDEDEITASFRRFGHLFVDWPHKAESKSYFPPKGYAFLLFQDESSVQALIDACIEEDGKLYLCVSSPTIKDKPVQIRPWNLNDSDFVMDGSQPLDPRKTIFVGGVPRPLRAVELAMIMDRLYGGVCYAGIDTDPELKYPKGAGRVAFSNQQSYIAAISARFVQLQHGEIDKRVEVKPYVLDDQLCDECQGTRCGGKFAPFFCANVTCLQYYCEYCWAAIHSRAGREFHKPLVKEGGDRPRHISFRWN; this is encoded by the exons ATGGGGGATTACGGGTTTGGAGTCCTAGTTCAAAACAACACTGGCAACAAGTCTGCATTCCCGGTCCGAATCCACCCGCATCTGCAGCCCCCACACCACCACCAAAATGTGTCGCAGAGCCCTGCTGCTTTCATAAACAGCACCACAGCCGCAGGGAATGGCACCACGGGAGGCTCTCCCTGGCTCTTCCCTGCCTCTGCCACCCACAACAGCGTGCAAGACGAAATCCTGGGGGGCCCAGAGAAGCCCAAAGCACAGCAGCAACAGGAAATGCAAGAAACgcaagaaaagcagcagcagttgtcCCCTGGGAGTCACCAGGAGGGTGGAAGTGGTGGGATCATTTCAGAACTGGAAAAAGCCCGGTCAGAGGAAGCCAAGACAGACAGCAGCGTGTCAGAAGGAAGTAACGGAAAAGAGAAGCAGCTTCGTCTTGAGTCTCCTGTCCTGACAGGCTTTGATTACCAGGAGACATCTGGTCTTGGTGGGACTGGCCCGGTCCAGTCCAGTACAACCTCGTCATCGCTTACTGGCTTCAACAACTGGTCAGCTGCCATCCCGCCGGCGCCATCAACCATCATCAATGAGGACGTCAGCTTCTTCAACCCGGCGTCTGCCAACAATGGCCCCCTGCTGTTCCAGAACTTCTCACACCACGTCAGTCCAGGTTTTGGTGGGAACTTCTCTCCCCAGATTGGACCAGCGGCGGCCTTGTCCCAGCACCACCCCGCTCCCCCGCCACACCCCCACTTCCAACACCCCCACAACCAACACCAGCAGCATCGACGCTCACCGGCCTCTCCACACCCTCCGCCGCCCTTTCCGCACAGGAATCCGGCTTTCAGCCAGTTGCCGCATTTGTCTAATAGCCTGAACAAGCCCCCGTCCCCCTGGGGTCCAGCCAGCTACCAGagcccctctccctcccccggCTCCTCTACCTCCTGGAGTCCCGGAGGAGGCTATGGTAGTGGTGGCGGTGGCTGGGGAGGGTCTCAGGGCAGAGATTATCGTCGAGGGCTGAACGGCGGGATGACCCCCATCAACTCTATTTCTCCACTGAAGAAAACCTTCCCCAACAACCACGTGGCATCCCAGAAGTACCCCCGAAACAGTCCTGCAGGCTTCAACCCCAAATCCTGGATGGATGATGGAGTCGGCCGCAGCGATAACATCTTCccctttcag GAACGCACCAGGTCATTCGACAGCTTCAACATGAACACGCTGGAGAGCTCCCTGATCGACATCATGAGGGCTGAGCAGGACACCCTGAAAG GTCGTCTGGGCTTCCCTCATCCAGGAGGGGACAACCCTCTGCCTCTTAATG GccactcctctctcttccctATGGAGGATGGTTTCCCTGACGACGAGCGTGGCGATCAGGGTCTCGCCGGCCTCGGCTCGCCACACTGCTTCCCGCACCAGAACGGAGAGCGCGTCGAGCGCTACTCACGCAAGGTGTTTGTGGGAGGACTGCCCCCGGACATAGATGAAG ATGAGATTACAGCCAGTTTCCGGCGTTTTGGACATCTGTTTGTGGACTGGCCTCACAAAGCAGAGAGCAAATCTTATTTTCCCCCCAAAG GCTACGCCTTCCTGCTGTTCCAGGATGAGAGCTCAGTGCAGGCTTTGATCGATGCCTGCATTGAAGAGGACGGCAAGCTGTACCTCTGTGTGTCCAGCCCCACCATCAAAGACAAGCCG GTCCAGATCCGCCCGTGGAACCTGAACGACAGTGATTTTGTGATGGATGGATCTCAGCCTCTGGACCCGAGGAAAACCATCTTTGTGGGAGGCGTCCCTCGTCCGCTCCGTGCAG TGGAGCTGGCCATGATCATGGACCGCCTGTACGGCGGCGTTTGCTACGCTGGCATCGACACAGACCCTGAGCTGAAGTACCCCAAGGGAGCGGGGCGGGTCGCCTTCTCTAATCAGCAGAGCTACATTGCTGCTATCAGTGCTCGCTTTGTACAGCTGCAGCATGGAGAAATCGATAAACGG GTGGAAGTGAAGCCATACGTGCTGGATGACCAGCTGTGCGATGAGTGCCAGGGAACTCGCTGCGGCGGGAAGTTCGCGCCGTTCTTCTGCGCCAACGTCACCTGTCTGCAGTACTACTGCGAGTACTGCTGGGCGGCCATCCACTCGCGTGCCGGAAGAGAGTTTCACAAACCCCTGGTGAAGGAGGGAGGCGACCGACCTCGTCACATCTCCTTCCGCTGGAACTGA
- the cpeb4b gene encoding cytoplasmic polyadenylation element-binding protein 4b isoform X1: MGDYGFGVLVQNNTGNKSAFPVRIHPHLQPPHHHQNVSQSPAAFINSTTAAGNGTTGGSPWLFPASATHNSVQDEILGGPEKPKAQQQQEMQETQEKQQQLSPGSHQEGGSGGIISELEKARSEEAKTDSSVSEGSNGKEKQLRLESPVLTGFDYQETSGLGGTGPVQSSTTSSSLTGFNNWSAAIPPAPSTIINEDVSFFNPASANNGPLLFQNFSHHVSPGFGGNFSPQIGPAAALSQHHPAPPPHPHFQHPHNQHQQHRRSPASPHPPPPFPHRNPAFSQLPHLSNSLNKPPSPWGPASYQSPSPSPGSSTSWSPGGGYGSGGGGWGGSQGRDYRRGLNGGMTPINSISPLKKTFPNNHVASQKYPRNSPAGFNPKSWMDDGVGRSDNIFPFQERTRSFDSFNMNTLESSLIDIMRAEQDTLKGRLGFPHPGGDNPLPLNARNYSRRRGHSSLFPMEDGFPDDERGDQGLAGLGSPHCFPHQNGERVERYSRKVFVGGLPPDIDEDEITASFRRFGHLFVDWPHKAESKSYFPPKGYAFLLFQDESSVQALIDACIEEDGKLYLCVSSPTIKDKPVQIRPWNLNDSDFVMDGSQPLDPRKTIFVGGVPRPLRAVELAMIMDRLYGGVCYAGIDTDPELKYPKGAGRVAFSNQQSYIAAISARFVQLQHGEIDKRVEVKPYVLDDQLCDECQGTRCGGKFAPFFCANVTCLQYYCEYCWAAIHSRAGREFHKPLVKEGGDRPRHISFRWN, from the exons ATGGGGGATTACGGGTTTGGAGTCCTAGTTCAAAACAACACTGGCAACAAGTCTGCATTCCCGGTCCGAATCCACCCGCATCTGCAGCCCCCACACCACCACCAAAATGTGTCGCAGAGCCCTGCTGCTTTCATAAACAGCACCACAGCCGCAGGGAATGGCACCACGGGAGGCTCTCCCTGGCTCTTCCCTGCCTCTGCCACCCACAACAGCGTGCAAGACGAAATCCTGGGGGGCCCAGAGAAGCCCAAAGCACAGCAGCAACAGGAAATGCAAGAAACgcaagaaaagcagcagcagttgtcCCCTGGGAGTCACCAGGAGGGTGGAAGTGGTGGGATCATTTCAGAACTGGAAAAAGCCCGGTCAGAGGAAGCCAAGACAGACAGCAGCGTGTCAGAAGGAAGTAACGGAAAAGAGAAGCAGCTTCGTCTTGAGTCTCCTGTCCTGACAGGCTTTGATTACCAGGAGACATCTGGTCTTGGTGGGACTGGCCCGGTCCAGTCCAGTACAACCTCGTCATCGCTTACTGGCTTCAACAACTGGTCAGCTGCCATCCCGCCGGCGCCATCAACCATCATCAATGAGGACGTCAGCTTCTTCAACCCGGCGTCTGCCAACAATGGCCCCCTGCTGTTCCAGAACTTCTCACACCACGTCAGTCCAGGTTTTGGTGGGAACTTCTCTCCCCAGATTGGACCAGCGGCGGCCTTGTCCCAGCACCACCCCGCTCCCCCGCCACACCCCCACTTCCAACACCCCCACAACCAACACCAGCAGCATCGACGCTCACCGGCCTCTCCACACCCTCCGCCGCCCTTTCCGCACAGGAATCCGGCTTTCAGCCAGTTGCCGCATTTGTCTAATAGCCTGAACAAGCCCCCGTCCCCCTGGGGTCCAGCCAGCTACCAGagcccctctccctcccccggCTCCTCTACCTCCTGGAGTCCCGGAGGAGGCTATGGTAGTGGTGGCGGTGGCTGGGGAGGGTCTCAGGGCAGAGATTATCGTCGAGGGCTGAACGGCGGGATGACCCCCATCAACTCTATTTCTCCACTGAAGAAAACCTTCCCCAACAACCACGTGGCATCCCAGAAGTACCCCCGAAACAGTCCTGCAGGCTTCAACCCCAAATCCTGGATGGATGATGGAGTCGGCCGCAGCGATAACATCTTCccctttcag GAACGCACCAGGTCATTCGACAGCTTCAACATGAACACGCTGGAGAGCTCCCTGATCGACATCATGAGGGCTGAGCAGGACACCCTGAAAG GTCGTCTGGGCTTCCCTCATCCAGGAGGGGACAACCCTCTGCCTCTTAATG CCAGGAATTATAGCAGGAGACGAG GccactcctctctcttccctATGGAGGATGGTTTCCCTGACGACGAGCGTGGCGATCAGGGTCTCGCCGGCCTCGGCTCGCCACACTGCTTCCCGCACCAGAACGGAGAGCGCGTCGAGCGCTACTCACGCAAGGTGTTTGTGGGAGGACTGCCCCCGGACATAGATGAAG ATGAGATTACAGCCAGTTTCCGGCGTTTTGGACATCTGTTTGTGGACTGGCCTCACAAAGCAGAGAGCAAATCTTATTTTCCCCCCAAAG GCTACGCCTTCCTGCTGTTCCAGGATGAGAGCTCAGTGCAGGCTTTGATCGATGCCTGCATTGAAGAGGACGGCAAGCTGTACCTCTGTGTGTCCAGCCCCACCATCAAAGACAAGCCG GTCCAGATCCGCCCGTGGAACCTGAACGACAGTGATTTTGTGATGGATGGATCTCAGCCTCTGGACCCGAGGAAAACCATCTTTGTGGGAGGCGTCCCTCGTCCGCTCCGTGCAG TGGAGCTGGCCATGATCATGGACCGCCTGTACGGCGGCGTTTGCTACGCTGGCATCGACACAGACCCTGAGCTGAAGTACCCCAAGGGAGCGGGGCGGGTCGCCTTCTCTAATCAGCAGAGCTACATTGCTGCTATCAGTGCTCGCTTTGTACAGCTGCAGCATGGAGAAATCGATAAACGG GTGGAAGTGAAGCCATACGTGCTGGATGACCAGCTGTGCGATGAGTGCCAGGGAACTCGCTGCGGCGGGAAGTTCGCGCCGTTCTTCTGCGCCAACGTCACCTGTCTGCAGTACTACTGCGAGTACTGCTGGGCGGCCATCCACTCGCGTGCCGGAAGAGAGTTTCACAAACCCCTGGTGAAGGAGGGAGGCGACCGACCTCGTCACATCTCCTTCCGCTGGAACTGA